Proteins encoded within one genomic window of Saccharopolyspora pogona:
- the bioD gene encoding dethiobiotin synthase, which produces MIIIVTGTDTGVGKTVATAALAARSGPGTVVVKPVQTGIGTEEPDISVVARLTGCEVAEFTRLEDPLAPDTAARLRGIEIPPISEHTARVRELARTHDPVIVEGAGGILVRLDADGGTLPDLAVELARDHPVQVYVVTRVGLGTLNHTELTVNTLRSRGLEPAGLVLGAVPKALGLAEECNLAELPRVTGVPIVAALPDGVGGLDPEHFQTQVDSWLARSDARAST; this is translated from the coding sequence ATGATCATCATCGTCACCGGCACCGACACCGGTGTCGGCAAGACCGTGGCCACCGCGGCGCTCGCGGCCCGCTCCGGACCGGGAACGGTCGTCGTGAAGCCCGTGCAGACCGGCATCGGCACCGAAGAACCCGACATCTCCGTCGTGGCGCGCCTGACCGGCTGCGAGGTCGCCGAGTTCACCCGGCTCGAAGACCCGCTCGCGCCGGACACGGCCGCCCGACTGCGCGGCATCGAGATCCCACCGATCAGCGAGCACACCGCCCGCGTTCGCGAACTCGCCCGGACCCACGACCCCGTGATCGTCGAGGGCGCCGGCGGCATCCTGGTCCGCCTCGACGCCGACGGAGGCACCCTTCCGGACCTCGCCGTCGAACTCGCCCGGGATCACCCGGTGCAGGTGTACGTCGTGACCCGCGTCGGACTCGGAACCCTCAACCACACCGAACTCACCGTGAACACCCTGCGTTCACGAGGCCTGGAACCGGCGGGGCTGGTGCTCGGCGCGGTGCCGAAAGCGCTCGGCCTGGCCGAGGAGTGCAACCTCGCCGAGCTACCTCGCGTCACCGGAGTGCCGATCGTGGCCGCTCTCCCGGACGGCGTCGGCGGTCTCGATCCGGAGCACTTCCAGACGCAGGTCGACTCCTGGCTGGCCCGTTCGGACGCACGCGCATCCACATAG